The Acidimicrobiales bacterium DNA segment CTGCGCACCCCGCTCACCATGATCCTCGGGCTGGGCGCCACCCTGGAATCGCACTCCGACGAACTGACGGCCGAGCGCATCCGCCGCATGGGCGCGTCGATCCGGGGCCAGGCCGAACGCATCAGCCGGCTGGCCGACGACCTCTACGACATGAGCCGCTTGGAAGCGAGCGCCCTCCTGCTCAGCCCGCGGCCCGTCGACTTGGCCAACGTCGTCGAGTCGGCGCTGGCGTCGGTGGGCGACGTCAGCGGCGTGGAGGTGGTCATCCCTGCGGGCGTCGACGTGCTGGCCGACGCCCGGCGTCTGGAGCAGGTCATCGCCAACCTCGTGGAGAACGCCATCGAACACGGCGCCGCGCCGGTGCGCGTGGAGTTGGTGGGGATCGAAGACTCGGCCATCGAAGTGGCGATCGTCGACCACGGCGACGGCGTGCCGCCTGCGTTGGTGCCCACGTTGTTCAGCCGGTTGCGCACGCTGAGCCGGCCCAACCGCGACCGGTCCCGAGGCACCGGCCTTGGCCTGTCGTTGGTCAAGGGGTTGGTCGAGGCCATGGGCGGGCGCGTGTGGTACGAACCCGCCCACCCGGTCGGCGCGTCGTTCCACGTGACGTTGCCGACGCCTCGACGCCGGCCTGTCGAGGGCGTGCTGTAGCGCAGCGTCCGCCGCTACGGTCGGCGCCCGTGAATGCGCCTGCGCCGATCCTGACGGCCACTGCCGTAAGCAAGACGTACCGCACGGGAGCGGAGTCGGTCGACGCCCTCAAGGACATCGACCTCACCGTCCAGCCCGGAGAGTTCGTGGCGGTGATGGGCCCGTCGGGGTCGGGGAAGACGACCTTGTTGAACTGCCTGTCGGGGCTCGACGACATCGACGGGGGCACCGTCGTCATCGACGGCGAGTCGATCCACGAGATGAGCGATGCCCGCCGCACCAAGCACCGGGCTTCGGCCATGGGCTTCATCTTCCAGGCCTTCAACCTCATCCCCGTCTTCACCGCCACCGAGAACGTGGAGCTGCCGCTGCTGCTGGCGGGCGCCGACGCCAAGGTGGCCCGGCGGGCCGCGCAGGAGACGCTCGAACGGGTCGGCCTCGGCCACCGCTTGAACCACCGGCCCACCGAGCTGTCGGGCGGCGAGCAGCAGCGGGTGACGGTGGCCCGGGCCTTGGCCGGCCGCCCTCGCATCGTGTGGGCCGACGAGCCCACCGGCAACCTCGACTCCGAGACGGCGGGCCAGGTGATGGACCTGTTGCGCGAGCTGCACGCCGAGGGGCTCACGGTGATGCTGGTCACCCACGACGACGACATCGGCGGGTCGGCCGAGCGCCGCATCGTCGTGCGCGACGGCGCCGTCATCGCCGACGAGCGACTGCGATGACCGTGCGCGTGCTGCGCGCCGTCGTTGCTGTGCTGGTCGTCGTCGGCTTGGTCGCCGTCGGTGCCTTGCCGGTGGCCGTGCTGGTGCTGTCGTTGCCGTTCCTCGTCGTGCTGGCCCGTCGCCCGGTGCTGCGGCGGCTCGCGGTGCGCAACGCCGTGCGCCGGCCCCGAGAAGCGATGCTCGTCCTGTTGGGGTCGCTGCTCGGCACCGCCATCATCACCGGCTCGTTCGTGGTGGGCGACACCCTCGACGCCTCGTTGCGCCGCTCCGCCTATACGCAACTGGGGCCGGTCGACATGATCGTGCCGGTGGCGGGGGCCGCCGCCGGTCGAGAAGTCGAGGCCTCGTTGCGTTCGCTCCCCGACGACGCCGTCGACGGGCTCCTGACGATCGTCACCACCGACGCCGCGGTGGCGTCGGGCGACCAGCCGCCGGTGGCAGAGCCCTCGACGGCCGTGCTGGAAGTCGACTTCGATGCGGCCCGCCGTTTCGGGGGCGACGCCGAGGCCACCGGCATCGACGGCCCGACGCCCACAGGCGACGAAGCGGTGATCGGGGCCGACCTGGCCCGCACCCTCGACGCCGAGGTGGGCGAGTCGGTCACCGCCTACCTCTACGGCACCGAGGTACCCCTGCGGGTCGTGCGGGTGCTGCCTCGCCTCGGCATTGCCGGCATCCACCTCGGCTTCGGGAGCGAGTCGCCCAACCTCTTCGTGGCGCCGGGCACCTTGGAGCGGCTGTCGGCCGGCGCACCGGGGCCGGCCCGGCCCCCGACCGCACTGGTCACCGTGTCGAACGAGGGCGGCGTCATCGAGGGCGCCGAGCGCAGCGCCGAGGTCGAGCGGGCCGTCACCTCGGCCCTGGCCGGCCGCGCCGCCGCGGTGCGCCCGGTGAAGCAGGACCTGCTCAAGCTGGCCGAACAGAGCGGCGAGCAGTTCACCCAGCTGTTCACGTCGATCGGCTTCTTCAGCGTGATCGCGGGCGTGCTCCTCCTGGTGAACATCTTCGTGATGCTGTCGGAGGAGCGGAAGACCGAGCTCGGCATGCTGCGTGCCGTCGGCCTGCGCCGGTCGGGCCTGGTGGGCTCGTTCTCCCTCGAAGGGTGGATGTACGCCTTGGCGTCGGCCGCCCTCGGCACCATCGCGGGCTTGGGTGTCGGGCGCCTCATCACCGTGGTGGCGCGGGGCATCTTCGGCCAAGGCGAGTTCTCCTTGGAACTGCACTACGCGGCGTCGTTGGCGAGCGTGCAGACGGGCTTCACCATCGGCTTCGTCATCTCGCTGCTGACGGTGCTGGGCACGTCGTTGCGCATCGCCCGGCTCAACGTCATCCGGGCCATCCGCGACCTGCCCGAGCCCGAGGACGGGCGGCGCCGGCGGGTGTTGGGCACGGTCGTGGCCGCGGTTGCGGTGGCGGGCGGCGCGGCCTTGACGGCGATGGGCGTGGCAGGCGACAACCCGTTCGCCGTGCTGATCGGCCCGGCCCTGGCGGGGGCGGGCGTGGTGCGGTTGCTGCGCCACCTCGTGCCGCGGCGCCCGGTGGTGTCGCTGGTATCGGTCGTGCTCGTCACCTGGGCGGTGGCCGCCTTCGAAGTCGTGCCCGACGCCTTCCAAGACGCCGACATCGTCATCTTCGTGGTGCAGGGCCTGATCCTGACCTTCTCGGCCGTGGCCTTGGTGTCGGCCAACCAGGACGCCATCGGCGCCGCCGTGCGCCGGGTCGGTGGGGGCTCGTCGTCGATGTCGCTGCGGCTCGGACTGGCCTACCCGTTGGCCCGGCGTTTCCGCACCGCCATGACCCTCGGCATGTACGCGCTGGTCGTGTTCACCCTCACCTTCATCACCGTGTTCAGCCACCTGTTCGAAGGCCAGGTCGACGACTTCACCCGCAAGGTCAGCGGGGGCTTCGCCCTGCGGGTCGACTCCAACGGGAGCAACCCGGTGCCGCCCGATGCCGTGCGGTCGCTGCCCGGCGTGCGGGCCGTGGCCGAGCAGGCGACGCTGAACGCCCAGTTCCGGGCCCGGCTCACCGACGACGAGTTCATCGACTGGCCGGTGGCGGCTTTCGACGAGGCGTATGTGCGCACCGGGCCGACGGCGCTGGAGGAGCGCGACCCGAAGTACGCCGACGACGCCGCCGCCTACCGGGCGGTGTTGGCCGACCCCAACCTCATCGTCGTCAGCGAGTTCTTCCTGCAGGACGGGGGTGGCCCGCCGGAGCGGTCGCTGGAGCCGGGCGAGACGGTGGAGATGCGCGATCCGCTGACGGGGCGGTCGCGCACGTTGACGGTGGCGGCCTCGGCGGAGTCGGGCTTCGGCAACCTGCTGGGGTATGTGTCGCGCCCCGCCCTTGCCGAGGTCTTCGGCTCGTCGGTGACGACCAACCTGTTGCTGGTGGCCGTCGAAGGCGGCGTCGACCCGGTGGCGTTGTCCGCCTCGATCAACGGGCGCTTCCTGGCCAACGGGGCCGAGGCCAAGGCGTTCCGGGAGATCGTGAACGAGAACCTGTCGCAGCAGCAGCAGTTCTTCCGGCTCATGCAGGGCTACCTGGCGCTGGGGTTGGTGGTCGGCATCGCCGGGCTCGGGGTGGTCATGGTGCGGGCCGTGCGGGAGCGGCGGCGGCAGGTGGGCGTGTTGCGCTCGCTCGGCTTCCCCGCCGCCGCAGTGCGCCGGGCGTTCCTGTTGGAGTCTGCCTTCGTGGCCTTCGAGGGCATCGCCATCGGCGTGGTGCTGGCCAACATCGTGGCCTGGCGCCTAGTGGGCAGCGACGCCTTCGGCGCCGAGTTGCCGTTCAGCGTCCCGGTGGCGCAGCTGGCGTTCCTGGTGCTGGCCACCTTCGCCGCGTCGCTGTTGGCCACGGTGGCCCCGGCGCAACAAGCGTCGAAGATCCGTCCCGCCGTCGCCCTCCGAATCACCGACTGAGACCGCGCCAATTTGGGCAACCTGAGCACATGCGTCTGCACATAACGTTGGACGACGAACGGCGGTGGGACGACATCGAGGCGGCCCTCGGCGCCATCGCCGATACCGGCCACGAATGGGACGACGACCCGGCGACGTGGGTTCGAGAACAGCGCCGGGGCGACGTTCGCCGAGCCGGCTGACGTGAGGCCGTAGAGCCGGCTCCCTGCTCGACTCGATCGTCCCACCGAGGCCTCCGGGGTCGACACGGCGCGCAGGCACGGAGCCGTGGGTGTGTGCGACCTCGGTCAAGAAACTTGGCGTGGCCTGCGCCCCGTCGGAACGCGAGTTCGCCGAGCGGGGCGTGACGTTGCACCAAGCCGACTGTCTCATTGCCGCCGCTGCGGTGGGTGTCGGGGCCGGCCTGGCCACCGCCAACATCGACGATTTCCCGATGCCGGAGCTCGCAGTCGAGCACTGGCCGCCCGACTGAGGGGACCACGGTCAATCGCCGCGCAGGGCGGGGCCTGCTTCGGGTTCGACGCCTTCGGTCACCGGGTTGGAGGCGCGGCGTCCTTCCTCGGTGCGCCACGCCTCGAACAGGGCGACGCTGCCCACGAGCCACGCCAAGCCGAGCACGTAGCCACCGACCACGTCGGACAGGAAGTGCACGCCGAGCAGGAGGCGCGATGTGCCGACCGCCAGCACCACGACGACCGCCGCGGCGACGACGAAGCGCCGGCGACGCGGCGGCACCATGGGCAACAGCGCCACGAGGACGGCGCCGTATACGACGGTCGACGACATGGCGTGGCCCGACGGGAAGCTCTTGCCGAACGCTGTGGCCACCACGTGGTCGACGACAGGACGAGGACGGGCCACGGCCAGCTTCACCACGCTGTTGAGCAGCGCGCCGCCGACGGTGGTGACGACGAGGAACGTGCCGAGCCGGTGCCGCCCGCGAGAAACCACGAACCAGACTGCGGCGATGACCACCAACGCCAACACCGGCGTCGAGCCGAACACCGTGACGACCCGGAGCACAGCAAGGGCCACTGCGTTGGCGTGCACGGCGTCGTTGAGCCGGTCGGCGAGGCGGCCGTCGAGGCGGGTGAGCGGCCCTTCGGCGACGACCTGGAACAACAGCGTGAAGAAGGGGACGGCCACCAGCACGGCAGCGACGAGGAGGAGCGCCGCCCGCTGCGAGTACCTCGATCGTGCGTTGGATACACCGTTCCCCATGCCGACCGGTCTACCCGCCCGTTGAGCACGCAAGTCCGCGGCGGCTTCCGGCGCGCCCTGTTGGGCCTCGTCGCCCTGCGCACCGTGCTCGGCATCGTCGCCATCCCGCTGGCGCCCGCGCTGTACGGCGAACACTTCGTGGTGCTCGTGCTGCTGCGGCCGACCAAGGAGGTCTTGCTTGCCGCGGGCTTCCTCATCCGCCAAGGCCATGTGTCGCTGGTGCCCGTACTGGCCGCCGCCGTGCCGCTGGCCCTGCTAGGGGTGTGGCTGGTCTACGCCGTCGGGCGCGCCTATGCCAAAGAGCTACAGGACGCCGACATGCCCGCGTGGAGCCGCCGCCTCCTGCCGCCCGACCGGATCAACGCCATGTGCCGGGTGCTCGACCGACGAGGCCGCCTCGTCATCGTGCTGGGGCGCATCGCCGCCTTCCCGTCCTCGGCGCTGGCCGCGGGGGCGGGTGCGTCGGAGATGCCACCCCGGCGGTTCCTGCCCGCCGACGCCCTCGGCGCCGTGCTCTCGGTGGCCGAGGTGATGGCGGCCGGTTACTTCCTCGGCGCCGCCTACAAGGAGGCCGGCCCGTGGGTGTCGGTCGTCGGCTTCCTCGTCCTGGCCGGCCTGCTCGTCCTCCTC contains these protein-coding regions:
- a CDS encoding ABC transporter ATP-binding protein; the encoded protein is MNAPAPILTATAVSKTYRTGAESVDALKDIDLTVQPGEFVAVMGPSGSGKTTLLNCLSGLDDIDGGTVVIDGESIHEMSDARRTKHRASAMGFIFQAFNLIPVFTATENVELPLLLAGADAKVARRAAQETLERVGLGHRLNHRPTELSGGEQQRVTVARALAGRPRIVWADEPTGNLDSETAGQVMDLLRELHAEGLTVMLVTHDDDIGGSAERRIVVRDGAVIADERLR
- a CDS encoding FtsX-like permease family protein translates to MTVRVLRAVVAVLVVVGLVAVGALPVAVLVLSLPFLVVLARRPVLRRLAVRNAVRRPREAMLVLLGSLLGTAIITGSFVVGDTLDASLRRSAYTQLGPVDMIVPVAGAAAGREVEASLRSLPDDAVDGLLTIVTTDAAVASGDQPPVAEPSTAVLEVDFDAARRFGGDAEATGIDGPTPTGDEAVIGADLARTLDAEVGESVTAYLYGTEVPLRVVRVLPRLGIAGIHLGFGSESPNLFVAPGTLERLSAGAPGPARPPTALVTVSNEGGVIEGAERSAEVERAVTSALAGRAAAVRPVKQDLLKLAEQSGEQFTQLFTSIGFFSVIAGVLLLVNIFVMLSEERKTELGMLRAVGLRRSGLVGSFSLEGWMYALASAALGTIAGLGVGRLITVVARGIFGQGEFSLELHYAASLASVQTGFTIGFVISLLTVLGTSLRIARLNVIRAIRDLPEPEDGRRRRVLGTVVAAVAVAGGAALTAMGVAGDNPFAVLIGPALAGAGVVRLLRHLVPRRPVVSLVSVVLVTWAVAAFEVVPDAFQDADIVIFVVQGLILTFSAVALVSANQDAIGAAVRRVGGGSSSMSLRLGLAYPLARRFRTAMTLGMYALVVFTLTFITVFSHLFEGQVDDFTRKVSGGFALRVDSNGSNPVPPDAVRSLPGVRAVAEQATLNAQFRARLTDDEFIDWPVAAFDEAYVRTGPTALEERDPKYADDAAAYRAVLADPNLIVVSEFFLQDGGGPPERSLEPGETVEMRDPLTGRSRTLTVAASAESGFGNLLGYVSRPALAEVFGSSVTTNLLLVAVEGGVDPVALSASINGRFLANGAEAKAFREIVNENLSQQQQFFRLMQGYLALGLVVGIAGLGVVMVRAVRERRRQVGVLRSLGFPAAAVRRAFLLESAFVAFEGIAIGVVLANIVAWRLVGSDAFGAELPFSVPVAQLAFLVLATFAASLLATVAPAQQASKIRPAVALRITD
- a CDS encoding phosphatase PAP2 family protein yields the protein MGNGVSNARSRYSQRAALLLVAAVLVAVPFFTLLFQVVAEGPLTRLDGRLADRLNDAVHANAVALAVLRVVTVFGSTPVLALVVIAAVWFVVSRGRHRLGTFLVVTTVGGALLNSVVKLAVARPRPVVDHVVATAFGKSFPSGHAMSSTVVYGAVLVALLPMVPPRRRRFVVAAAVVVVLAVGTSRLLLGVHFLSDVVGGYVLGLAWLVGSVALFEAWRTEEGRRASNPVTEGVEPEAGPALRGD
- a CDS encoding VTT domain-containing protein, which encodes MSTQVRGGFRRALLGLVALRTVLGIVAIPLAPALYGEHFVVLVLLRPTKEVLLAAGFLIRQGHVSLVPVLAAAVPLALLGVWLVYAVGRAYAKELQDADMPAWSRRLLPPDRINAMCRVLDRRGRLVIVLGRIAAFPSSALAAGAGASEMPPRRFLPADALGAVLSVAEVMAAGYFLGAAYKEAGPWVSVVGFLVLAGLLVLLGRRLQQEESST